TAAGGAGGCTGTGACATTTGAGTGCCTTTGAGAGGTTGCCGGGCCTGGGTCTTAGGTGTCAGCTGCGTGTTCCTGGGCTGGTTTCAGAGCTTGAGTCTTCCCTGTTCTGCTGTCATCTGAGAGGGTGAAATGGATGGAAAATATCAAACACACATAAAGAAGTGGAAACAACTTGAGGGAGAAGCAAAATGATGTGGCAGGGATCAGACGTGGGGGTGAAGCAGTGATGTGACCGGTGATCCAGGCACATGGTGTGGAGATGGGGACAGTTCAGGacggaagaaaggaaagaggacagATACATGATGGTTCCTATAGTCTCACCTCGCATGGAGGTGTGTGCCTTCTGAGCAGGTTTTCCATCTCTACCTTACATACATGGCGCACAGACGGACACGAcagacagacatgcacacagacagacacatgcacacagatggacacacacacagacggaCACAtggacggacacacacacagagatggagatgcacacacacagacggacacacagacacacagatggacatgcacacacagatacattTATGGACAGACACAGAAACGCACACACAGATGGagacgcacagacacacacagacacacagatggacatgcacacacagacacatatatggACAGACacaagacagacacatagatggacatgcacacgcacatgatTACAAGCACACACAGATGGACACACACACGGatggacacacatacacagacggagatgcacacacagacacacagatagacatgcacacacacgtagaTGGACAGACACAGAtggacatgcacacacagacacccacacacagacacacagatggacatgcacacacagatacacttatggacagacacagacacgcacacacagatgGACACGCACACAGATGGAGACGCACACACAGACggagatgcacacacacagacacacagattgacagacacagacagacacatagatggacacgcacacgcacatgatTACAAGCATACACAGatggacacacatacacagacggagatgcatacacagacacacagatggacatgcacacacacgtagaTGGACAGACACAGACggacacgcacacacagacacacgcacacagacacacagatggacagacacatagatggacatgcacacacatacatgcacacacagatggACACACACAGACGGAGATGCACACATAGACGGAGATGCACACACAGATGGACACgtacacacagacacgcacacagagagatggacacacacagatgcacacacacacagacggaCATGCACACAAAGACagacacgcacacagacacatgcacacggACTGACATGCACACGGACTGTCACGCACACACAGATGGACACACGCAGGGTGCACACAcaggcacgtgtgtgtgcatgcacacacacacacacacagctactgCCCAGCCCTGTGGCGCCCTGGGTGAGGAGGGCGTGGTGTGGGGCACAAGGCATCCCCACAGAAGCAGGTTGATTCCCTGGGGACTGGAAAGCACCCAGGCAGCTCTCAGCACTCCCTTGGGTCCCTGTGCCTCCCAAGCAGCGTCCCAAGTGCCCCCTTTACCCCTCTGTTCCTCAGGGTGTGAACAAGAGGGTTGTTAAGTGCTGGAGTGCCTGCCGCATAGCAGAGACTGGACAACTTGCCCCTTTGCTGAACGTCGGGATTTGGGGGCTGCAGATAGACAGTAATGACTGAGTTGTAAGAGGGTGACCACTGCGAGGTGGGAGGGGTGCATCCGGAACGCCTTCTTCCACCCTGTGGCAGACTTGACCTGAGCACTGCTCgggcaggggcagtgagggaCCACGACAGCCACCTGCATCTCACCGTAAGTGGCGTTTCCGCGGGACAGTGCAATCAGAGCCGGGACCTCACACAAAAATATCACGCACCTGCCGGTGGGGACACAAGAGCAGACGGAGAGGGGGTGGTGTCAGGACCGCTGACTCCACCAGGCCAGTGGCCCAGGTGGTGGCTGCCAGCTGTTGGCTCAGGCAGGGGTAGCATGGTGCAGGGGCCAGCGGACGGCCACGTAGCGGTCAAAGGCCATCAGTGTGAGGACGACGCACTCTGTGGTCCCCAGTAACGGGCAGCCCAGGAGGCTGGTGGTATTTGCCCCAGGTGGGCCGCATCTGGGCGGTGCAGCTTGCGCTGAAGCATAGATCTAAGGAGAGGTTCAGGGCGTGCAGCTTGGGggcctgcactgacagcaggatGATGCGGGTGCTGCCCCCCTGGGTCTGCACAGGGGGTTCCTTTGGGCCCTGGGTGTGCAGAGAAGTCCCCCGGGGAGCTCTTGCTGGCATGGCTGGTTCCTGTCCCGACTGGACAGAACTCACCTGGTCTGGCAGGTGCACCAGGTCGGTGGGGCGTCCTGGAGGAGGGGCGCGCGGAGGTGGGGGAGTGGGCATCCTGGAGGAGAGTGCACGGTGGTGAGGCATCTcggaggaggggcacagggagggggcgTCCCGAAGGAGGAATGGAACTTTGAATGGGGCCTGGGGCTGGCGGGCTGCGGGTGAAGGAGGCTAGTGGAAATTTCCAGCACTGCGTGCCCTTGGCGCCCCTGTGCTCTGAGTGCTGCTGGGGGAGCTGTGTCCTCCCTGCGCATTTGCCAGAAGAACCAGCAAAGTCATGTGTGTTTTGAATGGATTTTCGGGTTATAAGCTATGTCTGTGGAGTGGATCATTTCTCTATTTGTCAGAGGAATTTTGTGGGGCTGCTTATAATCCGTGCGTCCTCcttgcaggggttggggggggggagagggagctcGTCAGGGACCGAGGTTGTATCTAGGAGAGAGGTCTTCCCTTTGCGGCTAACGACCCGGTTCACAGACGGGTCTGTCACTGCCCTGAGACGCTCACAGGCAGGACGCAAGCCACAAGCACATTTAAATCGTCATTAATATCATAGAAACATTATCAAAGACtccaagcttttaaaaaattataatttattgtcaaattggctaacatacagtgtgtaaagtgtgctcttggtttttggcatAGATTACCGTGGTTCAtggcttccatacaatacccagtgctcatcccaacgggtgccctcctccctgcccatcacccactttgccctctcttctctctcccccacccccatgaaccctcagtttgttctctgtatccaagagtctcttatggtttgtctccctccctctctgtttgtaactattttgccccctcccccatggtcttctgttaagtttctcaagatccacatatgagtgaaaacatatgatatctttctctcactgacttgtttcactcagcataatacactccaggtccatccacattgctgcaaatggcaggatttcattctttctcgttgccaagtagtattccattgtatttataaaccacaatttctttatccattcatcagttgatggacatttaggttctttccataatttggctatggttgaaagtgctgctataaacattgaggtacaagtgcccctatgcatcagcactcctgtatcccttggataaattcctagcagtgctattcctgggtcatagggtagatctattgttaattttttgaggaacctccacactgttttccagagtggctgcaccagtttgcattcccaccagcagtgcaagagggttcctctttctccacatcctcaccattatctgttgttgcctgagttgttaattttagctattctgacaggtgtgaggtggtatttcattgtggtcttgatttgtctttccctgatgaggagtgatattgagcattttcttcatgtgttggttggccatctggatgtcttctttagtgaaatgtctattcatgtcttttgcccacttcttcactgaattatttgtttcttgggtgttaagtttgataagttctttatagattttggataccaaccctttatctgatatgtcatttgcaaatatcttctcccattctgttggttgccttttattttgttgattgtttccttcgctgtgcagaagctttttatcttgatgagaccCCAAGCTCTAAAGTTCAGTAATACCAGGgcacttgggattctttgtctccctctctttctgcccctcactcccaCTCCTCcccttacaaaaataaatgaataaaattttgaaaaatataaaggtcAGTAATTCCAACATACTGAGTGAATGAGGGAACAGGGTCTGTAATAAGGTGAAAGACCACTTTGGGTGGATATATCAGGGAAAGCTTCCTAGAGGAGGTGATTGTTTCTTCTATAGAAAAGAGGAGTATTGGGGCATAGAAGGCTGACTCAGAGATAGGGCAGGAGGCTGTAGCTAGGGGCAGTTGAGAGACAAGTACTCAGGGGTTCCTGGCCTTAGGTGACCTCCACActcagggagggggagggcagggcagcctCCACATCTCCTCACACTGGTTCCCAGCCTGCTGTACatcttctggatgtttctgtttctgtatcatacttggttttcttctttttctgtcatCATTCTTAtaagacatattttaattttttccatatttttatatattcaagaaAGTGTGAGTAAGCACATGTCTACAGTTCAATGAGTAAGAAAGTCAACCAGCAACTAGGTTACAGAGCTGAGCAAATGTTCCAAGCGTGCCCACGCCCCAGATGCAAACACCACGCTGAATCTCTAATGAgccattcctttgttttcttctgtggagatatatttatacatttgccCATTTAAAGCGTGCAACTTCATGGTTTATAATATGTTCACCAGGTGTGCAACCAATGTCCTCAACTCCAGAGCATCTCCTGGCAGAGAAGAACTTGACAATGGGCAGTCACCCCCTTTACTTCTTTGTGACTCACAAGTCCTGTACCCTGAATGGTAGCCCCGCCTCTGTTGTCCCCCACCAGCCATTGTCCTAAttaactcattttcatttctgaactcctcatcctcatcctcatcctctTGGCCTCTCCATgctcccctttcttcttcctgaatcTCTTTAGGTGGCCTCTCCCTTAGGGACCTTGTCTTTCCTCCCCCAATCTTTGTCTTCTCCACTATCTCTCATCTACCATTTTGTTCCTGGCTCTTCTCCCCTCACATTCATCCAGTGGTTTTtgcatttcctcatttctttggCCCCATGCATGTGAGCACTGCGCTGGGAgccagggcctgggctggggagCCCATTGAGAGGAGTGAGTGAGAGCCCAGAGATTCCTACTTGCTACCATATCTGCCGTGTGCTCAGTCCTTCCTTTGTGTCTCAAGCGGCCTACCCACCCAGTTCTCACAGAAACCCTGCAAAGAAGATCCTCTTATTCCACTTCTACCAAGAAGTAAATTGTTtcagaggttaagaaacttggcTGAGGTCACTAGGCCACAGGTGCCAGCGCAGTGGGATCTGGACTCTGCTATTGAGGGTGTGTCCAAACTACCCTCTCCCAGGAGAGCACACTTCCCACTTACCCTCAGGAGCACTGAAACTCCCCTCTGCTGCGGTGACGACAAACTCTTAACCGGTGTCTTCACGTGGACCCCAAGGGTACTGGACCTTCAGGCACGGTGGTCTCTGGTCTTTGCAGGGTTGCTACAGCTTCCCACCAGGCCCGTGTCGTGTGCCAGCGCTGGACTGTGCAGTGCAGGGAATTTGGTGAGAAGAGTGGGCCAGCCACGGCGGGAATGtctacaccacagaaattggccaGCCCTTCAAACGGAGGCTCTGTCTCCCCCAACCTAGCTGGTGGCCAGACCTTCACCAGCTTGCCTGTAATCACCCTCCTACCCTACGTGCCCCTCTCTTTAACAGGAGGAAACCGAAGCAGAGGAAGTTTACATCGTTTGCCTCATACAATGCAGTTGGTGAGCACAAGAGCTGGCATCTGAACCCAAGTGGGCTGGCTGCAGGGGCCACGTGTCACACCCCTAGAGGGAGGTGAGGCCACACAGGTCAGAGCCCCTCCTTGCCACCAGCCTTTGCTCTGAGGCTTGGGGAAGGTCAGCTGTTTCTGCATCACAGGAGGGAGAAGGGTTGATATGGTGCTGGAGCGAGAGATTGCGTGACTCCCATCCCATGGAGAGAAAGAGCTTATTAATTACATTAGGACCCTGGGTCCCACAGCCCACAGACCACTAACCAGTCCCTAATTACcatggagggagggacaggaatATTAATTCTGTTAGGACCCTGGGTCCACAGTCCAGAGGGGTTCAACCAGTAGATGGACTGCTCCAGAGTCAAAGACAGCTTTACTCACATGATTAGCCCCTTTGTTCAACAATTGTCTGGATCCTTCTGGATCCTGTTCCATCCACCTGTTATCTTAGGACCTCTCCCATGGTCCCTCAGATATGGTTGTCAAACTTCTTACATGGTGACTTGGGGCAGTAAGAGACCAGGGCAGGACAGCTGGTTCtcttaaaacagacaaacatagaTTTGAGAGTGGGGGAAACAGACCCCCTGCATGGGAGGATTGTCCTGGAGTTTGTAACCACCTTTAATCTGCCTTGGAGGGAGGTGTACCTTATGACAAATGGTGGAGTGAGAAAAGCTGACCTCAGTTCATGATGCAGCCACTCAGTGAAGAGAGCTGCTAACTACCAGTCAGACCATAAAAACGTAAACCATATCCTAAGAGCAGTAGAGGTCAAAGGAGTCTAGCCCTGAGTGTTTTTGGAGAGAACTACCATACTGACTCTGAATCTTCTACCTACAGGTTTTGATGTGGAGTGAAATATACTTCCATCTGTTTTAAAGCCACATATTTTTAGGTGTTTGCTAATGATAGCACAGCTGGATCCTAAGTCAAATCCCCAATGTACAGAAGAAAGTACAAAGCTTCAGGGTGTGTAGGTAACTGGCACAGGAATAGGAGAGTCAGACTGGGTTCACTTCTGCATGGCCACCAGCCCAATCCCATCCTGCACCCACGAGTGTGTAGCTCATTGGTGTTCACACACTGCCGCAGACCCAGCTACCAACACTAAAACATGTCCTGGGCCAAACAACCCAAATACCTTTCTGTCATACAGAACTAGACAAGTGACTAGTAGAATATCACCAGCAATGAGCACGGGAGGATTACAAAAGCAAGCAAGAATATGATCACATGCCAGACACCTACTGGGTGAGGAAAACAAGACCCAGGGACTATAAAGCGTGATGCTCTCTGTAAGTCTTAAAGGCAAGCAGCCAAGGCAATTAAATGAGGACAAGagagtagttttaaaaattgtcatgAGACAATCAGATAttaataccacacacacacacagaaagtatTTTGATCGGACCTCCTTACCTCAAACcacacaaaaatactaactcaaaaggGATCACAGACCTAACTGCTAAACtattaaaattctagaagagaggggagccaagatggcagaacagcatggaaattttttgtgtgtctagcatccatgaaatacagccagaccaacactaaaccatcctgcacacctagaaaactgatctgaggattaacacaattgcacaacctgaaccacagaactcaccAGATATGCAGCGCGgagaggtaaactgggggagagagaagccttggatggcagggagccacttttgcgtTGGGAGAGAGGTCAGagattgtgggggtggggggagaatatgggaaaagcacccctccccaaaagcagctggagagaaagtggaaagttggaaacagccacagggactaaactaagaagggagaaaggagaaaggagagggattaaattccattaagactctataaacagggtggggcgcagagtctgcaactccacagcttgatacctggaggtgctctggtgggaagggcaaatccccactgctggaaagacatttggtagaggctgtgaggcaatctgggcccagcagaccccagagaacagccacatttgctggtgctggaacaaggtcgttaagggtaaagcctggtgccagatgtgtgttgggattttccataatccctgaaaggctgctgctacactatctcacaaactttttctggggtggggtggcacctggctgcagtctcaggacactggcagcagcagggaccAGCAAACGTGCCTGGGTGTtgctggccattgctcagtgaggatccttctgcagaagcacagaacgggtcaaagccatagtccctcagaagtaaggagctgggaaaaacagccgcatctgagacaaaatttGGGAGAGAAGTACTGTCTGGGGCTTGGTCACTGACAGTGAAAAAGCGGGTAGTGGACAAAAGTGGATGACAAAGGAtggtgcacaattgctgattgggaagaacagagttctgatactagagactgggtagctgggagacgccattttcaccgctcctgcgCATACGTACCCAcgagcaccacaacaatccaccccagtaggctagcagtgccatctagtggagaacagagccattacactaagccccgcccaactgggccaacctcactcttcagggacacaagtctcactgcctgcttagtttatgggcTATAAAGCAGTTCACGGTCTGACTTCTGGtggaaaaataagtaatttcagtcgtatttcaatctgttagcaggtccatctattcaattttctttgtttttctttttttttacttctttctttttcttgaatatagaaagagaaaaaattcattttatttttgatttttattaaatatatttttcttaacttttttactatattttttacttttatggaaattttttcaaattatattttacttccatcattttattttattttactacagtgtattcactttttcaaagtttcaatttcctttttccctctttttcatttcttttctttctcttgaatacagaaaaagaaaactttatttttatttttaatttttattaaaaatattattctgattttttctactatattttctacatttaccgaatttttttcaaattctattttactcccatcatttacttttagtctacttcagtgtattcattttttcaaattctcaaatgatttcccttttatccccctttttttctctaatttatgaaaccactttcaacacacagaacaaaacacacctaggacctagcatcatttatttgattttgtgtgtgtgtgtttaaatttttaatttttaattttaatttttctaccacattaattccttttctcccttcaaaatgacaaaacgaaggaattaaccctaaaagaaagagcacaaagaaatgacagccaggaatttaaccaacacaaatacaagcaagatgtctgacccagaatttagaatcacaataataagaatagtagctggagtcaaaaatagattagaatccctttctgcggagatagaagaagtaaaaactagtcaggatgaaataaaaaaatgctataaatgagctgcaatcacagatggatgctgtggtggcaaggatggatgaggcagaacagagaatcagtgatatagaggacaaacttatggagactaatgaagcagaaaaaaaagagggagattaaggcaaaagagcacgagttgagaattagagaaatcagtgactcattaaaaagggaaaacatcagaatcataggggtcccagaagaggaagagagagaaataggggtagaagggttatgtgagcaaatcatagctgaAAGCTTTCTAGTCccggaaaagacacagacatcaaaatccaggaagcacagaggacccccattagattcaacaaaaaccgaccatcaacaaggcatatcatagtcaaattcacaaaatactcaggcaaggagagaatcatgaaagcagcaaaggaaaaaaagtccgaaacctacaagggaagacagatcaggtttgcag
The sequence above is a segment of the Prionailurus bengalensis isolate Pbe53 chromosome B2, Fcat_Pben_1.1_paternal_pri, whole genome shotgun sequence genome. Coding sequences within it:
- the LOC122490232 gene encoding LOW QUALITY PROTEIN: olfactory receptor 2H1 (The sequence of the model RefSeq protein was modified relative to this genomic sequence to represent the inferred CDS: inserted 3 bases in 2 codons; deleted 1 base in 1 codon) produces the protein MPHHRALSSRMPTPPPPRAPPPGRPTDLVHLPDQIYASAQAAPPRCGPPGANTTSLLGCPLLGTTECVVLTLMAFDRYVAVRWPLHHAXPCLSQQLAATTWATGLVESAVLTPPPLRLLLCPHRQVRDFLCEVPALIALSRGNATYGEMQVAVVVPHCPCPSSAQVKSATGWKKAFRMHPSHLAVVTLXYNSVITVYLQPPNPDVQQRGKLSSLCYAAGTPALNNPLVHTLRNRGVKGALGTLLGRHRDPREC